The bacterium region ATTACTCTTTTCAATTAAATCTATCTTTAATATTCCTCTGATTAATGCTTCAGCCATATTCCCGGCGCCAATAAAAACTAATTTCTTCCCTTTTAACAACTCCATAACTTCTCCTGAAAATAGGAAGTAGAGAGTAGAGAGAAAATCTTTCCTCCACCTGTTTTTTCCTCTATTCTCCTGAAAATAGATAGACTACAGACCATAGACCAAGGAACCGATGAAAAGCAAGTTTATTCCCCCTTAAATTCGGGACTCGGGATTCGGGCTTCGGGCTTCGGGAAGGCTGGTAGCCGCAGGCTTCAGCCCGATTTCACCTGAACCATCAAACCATCCAACTCCTCTTTCATTTTTCTTTGTGAGTCACAGAGTTATATCCGTTTGTCCTAATTTATAATGGCAATCTTTCCTATTGCCTTCTCACCACTACCTTCAATGACATAAATATAAACGCCACTGCCTAAAGTCTGTCCGTGATTATTTGTTCCATTCCAGAAGACATAACCACTTGTGGCTAAATACTCCTTTTCATAAACTAATTCTCCAGTAATTTTATATATTCTTATTTTTACCGCATCTGCTAATCCGTCAAAGGTAATTTTATCATGACCTTTAGATGGCTTGAACGGATTGGGATATACCCGGACATTACTTAAAGAAACCGCAGGAGATGATGGTAACGCCACGATAAATGTTGATAAAGTTGTAATGGTTGCCTGGATTATATTTTCATCCGAACGGACAATCTGATTTTCTGACGGAAGCATCTCCCAATAATTATTATTTAAACGATAAATTTTAAGTTGCATCTCCTCATCTGATGAGAATCCTGCCTCTGGATAGGTGATAAAAATAGTTAAGGTTGCGGTGGGCATCACTTCTTCATTATTTGAATTTATGGCTAAAAGTTGCCATGCAGAACTGATTGATTTTTTGATTTTAGGGGTTGCCTGATTAAAATTAGTCACTGGTAAAATAGGAAATATGGTAAGGGTAAAAGTAGTGGTTCCGTCAAATGCGTTTGCCGGCACATCTACTTGTATTTTTTCAGTCCCTGTGCCATAACTTACCGCCGAAGGTAGAGTAAAATACCTACTTACTACCCTTATTCCATCTGTTGTTGACCAGCTTCCGTAAATATCCGCTCCATTTTTCGCCTTTACTCGGTAATAATAAATACTTCCATATTGTCTTGCGGTGATATAATAATAAGTTTGGATAATATTATCAGAAATAGTGCCCCACTCTCCGGAATCTTTTCTTTCTTGAAGTTCGTAGCCGGCAATCCCTGATTCTGTATCCGTAGCAAAAGACCAACTAACTAAATAATTTCCCGTAGAGGTAACATCAAGGTCAATACTCACATATCCCTCTGTAATTGTTCCAATAGCAGAAGGAGGAGTCTCATCTTGAATCGCTGTGGCAGTTGCTTGAACCGTTGTTGTTGCCAGAGAATAATAAATCCCATCGTAGCTAAAGGCAGTGTAATAATATATTTGACCATTAATGATATTTTTTGTATCCACCGTAGAAGTGCCTTGACCTTGATAAATTTGGTCTCCATCTTCTGAATTTTGCGGGAAATAATAAAGATTCCTGATTATCTTGACTTCCTTAAAATCCTCATCTGCTGGGTTAATCCAATTTAATACAATTTTTTTAAACTCACCTTTTGCGGTGAAACTGCCAACGAGTCCTGGCAGAGTTGTATCTGTCGCCACTGCCTCGCTAAATACTGGCGATGAATAATTTGCCCCACCATCTGAGGTAAAAGCAGTATAATAACAGGTCGTTCCTGGTGTAAGTAAGGTTTCGGTATAATTGGTCAATGTCCCGCGGTAAACTTGTGTTCCTTCTTTCGGCGTAGTCGCATAGGTACCTGTATTTTTCCTAATAATAACTTCTGTAACCCGATTATCAACAGGGAATATCCAGTTTAAAGTCATCTGACGATTATTCCCCGGGGTAGCAGTAAAATTACTTACCTTAGTTAAAGTCGCCTCTGGATAACCTACGACATAAGTAGATAAACTACCTATTCTTACCGTAACTAAATTTTCATTGGGAATAACTGTTTGTGTCCCAGCCACCATTTGCCATAAACCATCAACATATCGATAAATCCGATAATCAGACTCTGTGCCTGCATTTATTGGAGAATATGAGAAGATAACCAATAAAGATTTGGCAGGTTGAACCTCTATCAGCGTCCCAGAATTAAACGCTAAAAGATCATAACACTGACTTAAAAATTGACTCATCAGAGGTGTCGAGGAGGCAAAATTAGCTGGTGGCGAAACCTGA contains the following coding sequences:
- a CDS encoding T9SS type A sorting domain-containing protein is translated as MIKRTIVCLLLTLFFTTLAKADIGSLTATPKHQKIVLTWINNDLDVITLVRDTNGYPGTITDGIPVYSGTATTFIDDNLFNEVTYYYTAFDCAGSFSCASATPQRDISPPFPPGTVTEDFPDKDINTIGSYTIYWTMAQDDDSDIIQYAVQERIGTGGTWGTIGYTSQLSYGFTGKIVGNVYYYRVSAKNEAELWSSYSSTSDGIRVVNKAVEIPATSSINYGQITIDVAADAFIGSVTFTISQVSPPANFASSTPLMSQFLSQCYDLLAFNSGTLIEVQPAKSLLVIFSYSPINAGTESDYRIYRYVDGLWQMVAGTQTVIPNENLVTVRIGSLSTYVVGYPEATLTKVSNFTATPGNNRQMTLNWIFPVDNRVTEVIIRKNTGTYATTPKEGTQVYRGTLTNYTETLLTPGTTCYYTAFTSDGGANYSSPVFSEAVATDTTLPGLVGSFTAKGEFKKIVLNWINPADEDFKEVKIIRNLYYFPQNSEDGDQIYQGQGTSTVDTKNIINGQIYYYTAFSYDGIYYSLATTTVQATATAIQDETPPSAIGTITEGYVSIDLDVTSTGNYLVSWSFATDTESGIAGYELQERKDSGEWGTISDNIIQTYYYITARQYGSIYYYRVKAKNGADIYGSWSTTDGIRVVSRYFTLPSAVSYGTGTEKIQVDVPANAFDGTTTFTLTIFPILPVTNFNQATPKIKKSISSAWQLLAINSNNEEVMPTATLTIFITYPEAGFSSDEEMQLKIYRLNNNYWEMLPSENQIVRSDENIIQATITTLSTFIVALPSSPAVSLSNVRVYPNPFKPSKGHDKITFDGLADAVKIRIYKITGELVYEKEYLATSGYVFWNGTNNHGQTLGSGVYIYVIEGSGEKAIGKIAIIN